The genomic DNA CTGCCGCAAATAGCGCCGGTAGGAAGCCGCCTGGCCCGAATCGGCCCGCGCCTGCCCGTCGGCGTACACGTGCCCCATCACCTCGGCCCGGCTAAACAGGCTTTGGGTAAATGCCTCGCGCCGCGATTGCCAGGTGAAAAAATAGATGGCGGCCAGCAGCAACACCAGCGTCACCACCAGCAACGCCCCAAACTGCAAGGCCAGGCGTAAGCGAATTGACATATAATATATAAATGTAGATGAGCGTAATTTTCCTTTTGGTTTGTAGGGCTTATCCAAAGTTGTTTGTCATTGCCACGCTGCACTCACAATGACAAACAACTTTGGGTAAGCCCTAAATAAAATTCCTACTTCAAAAGCCAGAATTTATTTTACTAACTTTTATGGAAGTAAAACTATCAAACTAAAAAGTAGTCGTAAGTTTACTGCGTTGAAATGGCTTCCCAGCCTTTGCCTCATCCTTTAACGCTACGTACCAAATGCAGCCCAAAGTACCCATCACCGTTGCGACCGGCGACGGCATCGGCCCCGAAATCATGACCCAGACCCTGCGCGTGCTCGAAGCCGCGGGGGCTGCTATCACCCCGGAGTTTATCGAGGTGGGCGAGCAGGTGTACCGCGCCGGCCACAGCTCCGGCATCCTGCCCTCGGCCTGGGATTCGCTGCGGCGCACGCAGGTGCTGCTGAAAGCGCCCATCACCACGCCGCTGGGCGGGGGCTACAAAAGCCTGAACGTGACGCTGCGCAAAACCCTGGGTTTGTATGCTAATGTGCGGCCCAGCCGCAGCCTGTTTCCGGCCGTGGCCACGCGCTTCCCCGATTTAGACGTGGTGATTATCCGCGAAAATGAGGAGGATTTGTACGCCGGCATCGAGCACCAGCAAACGCCCGACGTGGTGCAGTGCCTCAAGCTGGTGTCGCGGCCAGGCTGCGAGAAAATCGTGCGCTACGCCTTCGAGTATTGCCGCCTGCACGGCCGGAAAAAGCTCACGTGCATGACCAAGGACAATATTATGAAGCTCACCGACGGTCTCTTTCACCGGGTGTTTACGGAGGTAGGGCAGGAGTACCCCGACATCAAGCAGGAGCACCAGATTATTGACATCGGCACCGCCCGGCTGGCCGACACGCCCGAGCGCTACGACGTAATAGTGACCCTGAACCTCTACGGCGACATTATTTCCGACGTGGTGGCGCAGGTGGCCGGCTCGGTGGGCCTGGCCGGCTCGGCCAACGTGGGCGACCACGGGGCGCTGTTCGAGGCTATCCACGGCTCGGCCCCCGACATCGCGGGCCAGAACATTGCCAATCCCTCGGGCCTGTTGCAGGCGGCCGTGCTCCTGCTGGTCCACATTGGGCAGGGCGAAGTGGCGGCGCGGATTCATAACGCCTGGCTCCGCGCCCTGGAAGATGGCTACCACACGGCCGACATCTACCAGCCCGGCACCAGCCAGGAGAAGGTGGGCACGGTGGGCTTCGCCGATGCCGTGATTGCCCGCCTGGGCCAGCTGCCCCAGCACCTGCGGCCCTTCCAGGCCGGCCCGGCCGCCGAGCAGAAGCCGATGGTACTGACCCCGCGCCATGCGGGCGTGCAGCAGCTGGTAGGCATCGACGTGTTTTTGCGCTGGGATGGCTCCGACCCCAACGAGTTGGGCCACCAGCTGGAAACACTTACCGGCCACCGGCTGCAACTCAAGCTCGTCACCAACCGCGGCGTGAAGGTGTACCCCAACGGCCATCCCGAAACATTCTGCACCGACCATTGGCGCTGCCGCTTCGTGGCCGCCACCGCCCGCGTGAGCGATGGGCAGCTCGGCTACACTCCCGTACCCTTTGCCGACGTGCTGGCCCTGCAACACCGCCTGGCCGATTTCAACCTCTACATCATCAAAACCGAAAACCTGTACCTGTTCGACGGCGAGCGCGCCTTTTCGCTGGGGCAGGGCGAGTAGGCTGGCAGGCCGCGGGGGGTAGGGAGAATTGCGGGTAGTACTACGTTCTTTGGGGCGGGATTTTCCTGCCCCCCCCCTTTTAGTCTTGCTCTCTTTTATGAATGCCACGCTTCGCCTGGAACTGAACGACAAGCTGTACTTGCGCGACCCGCAGGACACGGACCTGGGCCGCCGGCTGGTGGCCGAAAGTGTGCGGCTGATTGACGAAATCGGCTTCGAGCAGTTCACCTTCAAGAAGCTGGCCCAGCGCATCGAGTCCACGGAAGCGTCGCTCTACCGCTATTTTGAGAACAAGCACAAGCTGCTGGTGTACCTGGTGAGCTGGTACTGGGCCTGGCTGAGCTACCAGATTCGCTTCCACACCCACAACGTGCCCGATGCCCGCGACCGCCTGCGCCTGATTTTGGGCATTCTCACCCAGGTGCACACCGACGACGCAGGCACGACCCAGCTCGACGAGGCCGCACTCTACCGCATCGTGGTCAGCGAAGCCTCCAAAGCCTACCTCACTAAAGACGTGGATGTGGACAACCAGGCCGGGCTATTCCGCGAGTATAAGCGGCTGGTAGCCAGTATCGGCGAGGTGGTGCGCGAGATTAACCCCGCCTATCCCTACCCCCACGCCCTGGTCAGCACCCTGTTCGAGTCGGCCCGCAAGCAGCTGTTTTTTGCCCAGCACCTGCCCTCCCTCACCGACGCGGCCACCCGCCAGGGCGAGCAAAACGCCATCCACGACTTCTTAATGAAGCTGACTTTTGCCGCGCTGGCCTAAATCTGGCCGGCGCTGCTTATTTAATAGACTTGTTGTGATTTGAAAGTCAAGGACATAGATAAAAATTCCACAACCCTGCACAAACTCCTAACACGTTGTCGTAGCGTTTCCAATCGTGCATTCGTAGACGGTCACTCAAAATCCGATAACGTTTCCAGCCACCGATAGCATGTTCCACTATAATACGTTTACTCGCCTGTTCTTTATTTAGGGCTCGCTGCTCCAGGGTCAATTCTTTTCCCTTAGGTTTTTTAATTGGTAGAAAATAGGTAGGACACTTATAATCCTTACCAAACCCCAGAAATCCTAAATCCAGGCGAACAGTAAATTTTCTAAACCACTGTTTATCAACAGGAAAGAGTTGTTTAAGTAACCCATAATCATGCTGTTTTCCCGGTTGAAAATGACTTAAAAATCCAATCCACCTAGTGGTAGTAGCAATGACTATTTCTTTTAAGGTATTCGCTTTTTTTTACCACTATACGAGTCTTTCTGAGTAGTATAATCTTGCGGTCGTTGTATCCGTTGTTCCGTTCCGTCTAGTAACAACGTTTCGTGCTGGCTAAAATAAGCTTCAAATTCGTCTACGCTAGCAAACGCTCGTTTAGGCAAATGACCAGACAGTGTTAAAGCTTCTTGAAGCACCATAATTCCTCGGTCTTGATAACGTTTAGCATTCGCGGTATCCATCCCACTTACAAAACCAAGTAAATCGTAAGTTAAACTGGTTTTAAAGCTAAATAGGGTAAATAGCAGCAGTTCTTCTTCCGTTTTAATAATGGACTCATGAATGGCAAAAGCATCACGGTCAGCTATTTGTAAATCAAATAAGCGCGAATAAGCTTGCTTAAAATGAGTCAGTAATTTTTCAAATCGAGCTTGTGTCAAGCCAGTTGCTGCTCGCCATTTACGTTCGGTAGTAAGGGTCGAAGTGGAAAGTTGCATAACCTAAGCGGAAATATATTTCTCACAAATTTACGTCACCTTGTACCTCGCAACAAGTCTAATAACTGATGTTACGCAACAAGGAGTAGCGCGAACTTTGTAGTTCGCGTTCCCGCGCCGTTAAAGCCAGTAGAACGGCGCGGGGACGCGAACTACAAAGTTCGCGCTACTCCCCGTTATCATCTCGAATAAGATAGGGCGTAACATCAGTTAATAAGCAAAGAAAAACCGCCTACCCCCCCGGCGCGGCTCACTCCTCGCGTAGCACGTAGCCCATGCCCACCAGCGTGTGGATGAGTTTGGTGGGGTAGCCCTTGTCGGCTTTTTTGCGCAAGAAGTTGATGTACACGTCAATGACATTCGACCCCGTATCGAAATTCATATCCCAGACGTGCTCCAGCAGCTCGGCCCGGCTCACTACCCGGCCCTGGTGGCGCAGCAGGTATTCGAGCAGCGCAAACTCGCGGGCGGTGAGCTGAATAGGCTGGCCGGCGCGCTCCACGCGCTTGGTGGCGGGGTCGAGGGTGAGGTCGGCCAGGCGCAGGGGCGCGGTGGCGGCCGGCGCATCGGTGCGGCGGCGCACCAGCGCCCGCAGCCGCGCCAGCAGCTCCGCGAAGGCGAAAGGCTTCACCAGGTAATCGTCGGCCCCGGCATCGAGGCCCCGGATTTTGTCGTCCGTTTCGCCCAGGGCCGTCAGCATCAGAATGGGCACGCCGGGGTCGTGGGCCCGCACCTGGCGGCACACCTCCAGGCCGCTGAGGCCGGGCAGCATCTGGTCCAGAATCAGGCAGTCGTACTGCGTGCTCTGGGCGCGGTGCAGGCCCAGCAGGCCATCGGCGGCCAGGTCCACGGTGTAGCCCTGCTCGGTAAGGCCCTGGTGCAGAAAGGCGGCCACGGAGGGCTCGTCTTCGACAAGAAGAATTTTCATGCGGGGTAGGGGTGGTTGGCGTAGTCGGCCTGCAAAAATGCAGCGGCGCGGCTGGTTCGGAGGTGTAGGGTTATTTTTGAGGCGTAACTAAGAGGGGGTAGGAATACTAAAGAACGTCATGCTCATCTGGCGTCCGCTTGTCGAAGCATCTCTGCTGCGGTCGGTGAACGGCGCGGATAAAGCAGTAGAGATGCTTCGACAAGCGGACGCCAGATGAGCATGACGTTCTTATTTTGATACTTCATTCCTAAATCTTAATTCCCTACCCCCCCCGCCACCCCCTATGCCTCGCCGGCTCCTTCCCTTTTTGGCTTTGCTGCTGGCCGCCTGCCACGCTACCCCCGCCGAGCGGCCCGATACGCTCGTGGACCTGGCCACCGTGCAAAGTGGCCCCCGCGTGCAGGCCGATGAGCTGGACGGGGCCATTCAACAGCAGCCCGATAACACGGGCCTGCTGGCCCGCCGCGCCACCCTGCGCCTGGCCGCTGGCCAGCCCGTGGCCGCGTTGCGCGATGTGGAGGCCGCCTTGGCCATCGATGACGAGGATGGCGACCTGTATTACTTGCAGGCCCGTGCCTACCGCGCCCTCGGCCGCCTGCCGCAAGCGCTGGCCGCCGCGCGCCGTGCCGCCGACGCGGGCTTCAACTCGCCCGAGCTGCCGTTGCTCGAAGGTGAAACCCGGCTCGCGGCGCGCCAATATGACGCCGCGCTAGCCAGCCTCGACCGCACGCTGCTCCTCGACCCCGACCAGCCCGCGGCGCTGTTTTACAAGGGCTTGGCCTACGCGGCCACCCGCGATACCGCGCAGGCCCTCGACTACCTGCGCGCGGCCCTGGCCCGCGACCCGCGTGAGCCCGAGATTCTGCACCAGCTGGCTTTTTTGCTCAACGCCTACCGCCTGCCGCAGGAGGCCGCCGCCTACGCCAGCCGGGGCCTGCGCCTCGACTCTGCCTCCGGCGCGCTGCACTACGACTACGGCCGCCAACTGGAGTTGCTGGGCCGCCCCGACAGCGCCCTGCGCTACTACCGCCGCGCCCTAGCCCTTGACACCACGCAGTACCGGGCTGACTATCGCCTGGCCCTGGCGGCCAGTGCCAGCGGCCAGCGGCCAGCGTCGGTTATTCCGCATTTGCAGCGCGCCTTGCGCCTCAACCCGCGCCTGCCCCAGGCTCGCGCCATCTTGGCCGAGGCGCTGGAGGCGCAGCACCGCCTGCCCGAAGCCCTGCGCCAGTATCAGATGCTCGTGCTCGAAAACCCCAGCAATCAGCATTGGACCTATAAAGTCTGGAAGATGGGCGAACAAGTACGGGCTGCCTTGCCCGATAGCTTGCGCCCCGCGCCGGTCTATTATCGCCGGCCCGTCGTGGAGCCTGCCCAACGGCCCCAGCCCGTGGCGCCGCTGTTGGCGCGGCCGGTCCGCTAGCAGGGGGGTAGGGCAGGTGCGTAAAATAGCGCCTGCCTTTACTTGCTGGTGCCCCCGGCGTAACTTGCGCCTGCTTTGCGCTCACCGCAAGCACCAGCTTAGTAGTTATGCTCCAAATCACCCTCCCCGACGGCTCCATCCGCCAGGTCGAAGCCGGCTCGACGGGCTACGACCTCGCCGCCAGCATCAGCGAAGGCCTGGCCCGCAATGCTCTGGCCGTGAAAGTAAACGGCGAAATCCGCGACCTGCACCGCCCCCTCACCGCCGACGCCAGCCTCGAAATTCTTACCTGGAACGATGCCGGTGGCAAGCAAGCCTACTGGCACTCCTCGGCCCACCTCATGGCCGAAGCCCTCGAAGCGCTCTACCCCGGCGTGAAGCTGGCTATCGGCCCGGCCATCGAAAATGGCTTCTACTACGACGTGGACCTCGGCGAAGGCCGCACCATTTCGAGCGACGACTTCCCGGCTATCGAGAAGAAAATGCTGGAGCTGGCCAAGAACAAGAGCAAGTTTGAGCGCCGCGAAGTGCCCAAGGCTGAGGCCATTGCCTACTTCACCGAGAAGCAGGACCCCTACAAGCTGGAGCTGATTGACGGCCTCCAGGATGGCCAGATTACGTTCTACTCGCAGGGAAATTTTACCGACCTCTGCCGCGGGCCGCACATTCCCGATACGGGCACCATCAAGGCTGCTAAAATCATGAATGTGGCCGGTGCCTACTGGCGTGGCGACGAGAAAAACAAGCAGCTCACGCGCCTCTACGGCATCACCTTCCCCAAGGCCAAGGACCTCACCGAGTACCTCGAAAAACTTGAAGAAGCCAAGCGCCGTGACCACCGCAAGCTGGGCAAGGAGCTGGAGCTGTTCGCCTTTTCGGAGAGGGTAGGGGCCGGCCTGCCGCTGTGGCTGCCCAAGGGCACGGCCCTGCGCGAGCGCTTGGAGCAATTTCTGCGCAAGGCCCAGGTGAAGGCTGGCTACCAGCCGGTTGTGACGCCGCACATTGGCTCCAAAGAGCTGTACGTGACCAGCGGCCACTACGAGAAATACGGCGCCGATTCGTTCCAGCCCATCAAGACGCCTAACCCCGGCGAGGAGTTTTTCCTCAAACCGATGAACTGCCCCCACCACTGCGAAATCTACCGCACCAAGCCCCGCAGCTACCGCGACCTGCCGGTGCGCCTCGCCGAGTTTGGTACCGTGTACCGCTACGAGCAGTCGGGCGAGCTACACGGCCTCACCCGCGTGCGCGGCTTCACCCAGGACGATGCGCACATCTTCTGCCGCCCCGACCAGGTGAAGGAGGAGTTTCAGAAGGTGATTGACCTGGTGCTCTACGTATTCAAAGCGCTTGGTTTCGGTGATTTCACGGCGCAGATTTCACTCCGCGACCCCGAGAACAAGACCAAATACATCGGCTCCGACGAAAACTGGACCTTGGCCGAAAACGCCATTAAGGAAGCCACCGCCGAAAAGGGCCTGACCACCGTGACGGAGCTGGGCGAGGCCGCCTTTTACGGTCCCAAACTCGACTTCATGGTGCGCGATGCGCTGGGCCGCCGCTGGCAGCTCGGCACTATCCAGGTCGATTACAACCTGCCCGAACGCTTTGATTTAGAGTATGTAGCGCCCGACAATACCAAGCAGCGCCCCGTGATGATTCACCGGGCTCCGTTTGGCTCGCTGGAGCGCTTCGTGGCCGT from Hymenobacter psoromatis includes the following:
- a CDS encoding isocitrate dehydrogenase (catalyzes the formation of 2-oxoglutarate from isocitrate); protein product: MQPKVPITVATGDGIGPEIMTQTLRVLEAAGAAITPEFIEVGEQVYRAGHSSGILPSAWDSLRRTQVLLKAPITTPLGGGYKSLNVTLRKTLGLYANVRPSRSLFPAVATRFPDLDVVIIRENEEDLYAGIEHQQTPDVVQCLKLVSRPGCEKIVRYAFEYCRLHGRKKLTCMTKDNIMKLTDGLFHRVFTEVGQEYPDIKQEHQIIDIGTARLADTPERYDVIVTLNLYGDIISDVVAQVAGSVGLAGSANVGDHGALFEAIHGSAPDIAGQNIANPSGLLQAAVLLLVHIGQGEVAARIHNAWLRALEDGYHTADIYQPGTSQEKVGTVGFADAVIARLGQLPQHLRPFQAGPAAEQKPMVLTPRHAGVQQLVGIDVFLRWDGSDPNELGHQLETLTGHRLQLKLVTNRGVKVYPNGHPETFCTDHWRCRFVAATARVSDGQLGYTPVPFADVLALQHRLADFNLYIIKTENLYLFDGERAFSLGQGE
- a CDS encoding TetR family transcriptional regulator — translated: MNATLRLELNDKLYLRDPQDTDLGRRLVAESVRLIDEIGFEQFTFKKLAQRIESTEASLYRYFENKHKLLVYLVSWYWAWLSYQIRFHTHNVPDARDRLRLILGILTQVHTDDAGTTQLDEAALYRIVVSEASKAYLTKDVDVDNQAGLFREYKRLVASIGEVVREINPAYPYPHALVSTLFESARKQLFFAQHLPSLTDAATRQGEQNAIHDFLMKLTFAALA
- a CDS encoding DNA-binding response regulator, with the translated sequence MKILLVEDEPSVAAFLHQGLTEQGYTVDLAADGLLGLHRAQSTQYDCLILDQMLPGLSGLEVCRQVRAHDPGVPILMLTALGETDDKIRGLDAGADDYLVKPFAFAELLARLRALVRRRTDAPAATAPLRLADLTLDPATKRVERAGQPIQLTAREFALLEYLLRHQGRVVSRAELLEHVWDMNFDTGSNVIDVYINFLRKKADKGYPTKLIHTLVGMGYVLREE
- a CDS encoding threonine--tRNA ligase, with amino-acid sequence MLQITLPDGSIRQVEAGSTGYDLAASISEGLARNALAVKVNGEIRDLHRPLTADASLEILTWNDAGGKQAYWHSSAHLMAEALEALYPGVKLAIGPAIENGFYYDVDLGEGRTISSDDFPAIEKKMLELAKNKSKFERREVPKAEAIAYFTEKQDPYKLELIDGLQDGQITFYSQGNFTDLCRGPHIPDTGTIKAAKIMNVAGAYWRGDEKNKQLTRLYGITFPKAKDLTEYLEKLEEAKRRDHRKLGKELELFAFSERVGAGLPLWLPKGTALRERLEQFLRKAQVKAGYQPVVTPHIGSKELYVTSGHYEKYGADSFQPIKTPNPGEEFFLKPMNCPHHCEIYRTKPRSYRDLPVRLAEFGTVYRYEQSGELHGLTRVRGFTQDDAHIFCRPDQVKEEFQKVIDLVLYVFKALGFGDFTAQISLRDPENKTKYIGSDENWTLAENAIKEATAEKGLTTVTELGEAAFYGPKLDFMVRDALGRRWQLGTIQVDYNLPERFDLEYVAPDNTKQRPVMIHRAPFGSLERFVAVLIEHTAGNFPLWLSPEQFIVLPISDKFADYAYEVKARLEAADLRGTVDARDERIGRKIRDAEIAKTPYLLVVGEKEVQDGIVSVRRHGEGDLGSMPIDDFIKSVNSQVAEAMG